One window from the genome of Dermacentor silvarum isolate Dsil-2018 chromosome 7, BIME_Dsil_1.4, whole genome shotgun sequence encodes:
- the LOC119459019 gene encoding beta-1,4-mannosyl-glycoprotein 4-beta-N-acetylglucosaminyltransferase isoform X2: protein MAVTGRLKSRLTLVCFFGLLPSAILFMTVHFRGKKKAVYKMESTVVPSGALHATSDEIVRYEHIKNASETPAVLLRMSSEAAILKANQEGAKCFVEGTAPGTNNLTCACKKGWNAPDCSVPDAVWFTEAFEMWYSKGLIRRRSRPRTVVNGIIFNHELDLLEVRIRELGNAVDYFIVVESTYNNFGAMKPLYLRSNLSAGFMREHAHKIVPIAVDIYIHNGDDPWAPENYLRTSVWHEGHRRLKNIRDDDLFIMSDADEIPSRDVVLFLKHHDGYGEPVLLSLRWFLYGFFWENSKPVTVSGVCTVAFLREVYGNDSLRLRHMNTYTLKEISNTGTLIQEWTISGLSPRYAGWHCSSCFDARGIQ from the coding sequence ATGGCAGTGACTGGTAGGTTGAAATCAAGATTAACTTTAGTGTGCTTCTTTGGTCTCCTTCCGTCTGCAATACTCTTCATGACTGTCCACTTTCGCGGCAAGAAGAAGGCAGTGTACAAAATGGAGAGCACCGTAGTGCCCTCCGGCGCTCTGCATGCAACCAGTGACGAGATCGTTCGCTACGAACACATCAAGAACGCATCAGAAACACCAGCCGTACTTTTGCGTATGTCTTCGGAGGCTGCAATCCTTAAGGCCAATCAAGAAGGGGCAAAATGCTTTGTGGAGGGCACTGCCCCCGGAACAAATAATCTGACATGCGCCTGTAAAAAGGGCTGGAATGCGCCGGATTGCTCCGTTCCTGACGCTGTTTGGTTTACCGAGGCTTTCGAAATGTGGTACTCCAAGGGCCTCATTCGACGCAGATCGAGGCCACGCACCGTAGTCAATGGTATCATCTTCAACCACGAGCTAGACCTCTTGGAAGTCCGCATAAGAGAACTGGGGAATGCAGTCGACTATTTCATTGTCGTGGAATCGACGTACAATAATTTTGGCGCTATGAAGCCCCTTTATCTGCGGTCGAACCTGAGTGCAGGATTTATGCGAGAGCATGCGCATAAGATAGTCCCAATAGCGGTGGACATTTACATTCATAACGGGGACGATCCGTGGGCTCCCGAAAACTACTTACGCACTTCCGTTTGGCACGAAGGTCACCGTCGGCTCAAGAACATCCGAGATGACGACCTTTTCATCATGTCCGATGCCGACGAGATACCTAGCAGAGACGTGGTGCTTTTTCTGAAACATCATGACGGCTATGGTGAACCTGTGTTATTAAGTCTCCGTTGGTTCCTGTATGGTTTCTTCTGGGAGAACTCGAAACCAGTCACTGTGAGTGGTGTGTGCACTGTAGCTTTCCTACGGGAGGTGTATGGAAACGACTCGCTGCGTCTTCGTCATATGAACACCTATACGCTTAAAGAGATCTCCAACACGGGTACGTTGATTCAGGAGTGGACCATTTCGGGCCTATCACCCCGATACGCTGGCTGGCACTGCTCATCGTGCTTCGATGCTCGTGGCATACAG